The Edaphobacter sp. 12200R-103 genome contains a region encoding:
- a CDS encoding HlyD family efflux transporter periplasmic adaptor subunit, which yields MNDTSQPKQYTLRGHLISGLIVAGALLSAATVLYTVTTYPRTDDAEVVANIIGMAPLVAGPVVELPVHDNDFVKKGSLLYKIDDRPYLYALQDALSAQERLEGEIQNESRRIAAQVSTVDVASASRQSAVANETRADDEIQVSEAAIAQANAALTQAQADADYAVGNLHRIEPLLAKEFVTPDDVHRARSLAEAKTAAVEQARSNLSLSKAKLLAATAQKQQAIAQLTQAEAQVKESSQAVLVLAPLLAQRESRAAAVRLARYNYEQCSVVAPFDARVTNLTISEGEYAKIGQQMFTLIDTRTWWVLANFRETQIAHLKVGTPADIYLMADLHSRLKGTVESVGFGVTPDPDVVGKLSQGLPDVQRTLNWVRLASRYPVRIRITDPPPGGLRVGEVAIVGMRSKS from the coding sequence TTGAACGACACTTCCCAGCCTAAGCAATACACCCTGCGCGGACACCTCATCAGCGGCCTGATCGTCGCCGGGGCCTTGCTGAGCGCAGCGACCGTGCTTTACACCGTTACCACCTATCCGCGTACCGACGATGCCGAGGTCGTGGCCAACATCATCGGCATGGCTCCCCTGGTCGCCGGCCCCGTCGTCGAACTGCCTGTACACGATAACGACTTCGTAAAGAAGGGCAGCCTGCTCTACAAGATTGACGACCGTCCCTACCTCTATGCCCTGCAGGACGCCCTCTCCGCGCAGGAACGCCTTGAGGGAGAGATCCAGAACGAGAGCCGCCGCATCGCCGCACAGGTCAGCACGGTCGATGTCGCCAGCGCCAGCAGGCAAAGCGCTGTCGCCAACGAGACACGCGCCGACGACGAGATCCAGGTCAGCGAAGCCGCCATCGCCCAGGCCAATGCCGCCCTCACCCAGGCGCAGGCCGATGCCGATTACGCCGTCGGAAACCTTCATCGTATCGAGCCTCTGCTCGCCAAGGAGTTCGTCACCCCCGATGACGTCCACCGCGCACGCTCCCTCGCAGAGGCAAAGACCGCCGCCGTTGAGCAGGCCCGCTCTAACCTCTCGCTCTCAAAAGCCAAGCTGCTCGCCGCCACCGCGCAGAAGCAGCAGGCTATCGCCCAGCTCACGCAGGCCGAAGCACAAGTAAAGGAATCTTCGCAGGCCGTTCTCGTACTCGCTCCTCTGCTCGCTCAGCGCGAGAGTCGTGCCGCCGCCGTTCGTCTGGCCCGGTATAACTACGAGCAGTGCAGCGTCGTTGCTCCCTTCGATGCGCGCGTCACCAATCTCACCATCTCCGAAGGTGAATACGCCAAGATCGGTCAGCAGATGTTCACTCTGATCGATACCCGCACATGGTGGGTTCTCGCCAACTTCCGGGAGACCCAGATCGCTCACCTCAAGGTCGGGACCCCTGCGGACATCTACCTGATGGCGGATCTCCACAGCAGGCTGAAGGGAACGGTGGAGAGCGTAGGTTTCGGCGTCACCCCGGATCCTGACGTCGTCGGAAAACTCTCCCAGGGGCTGCCCGACGTCCAGAGAACCCTCAACTGGGTACGCCTCGCCTCACGGTATCCAGTCCGTATCCGCATCACCGATCCCCCTCCGGGAGGTCTACGGGTGGGTGAGGTCGCCATCGTGGGGATGCGGTCCAAGTCATGA
- a CDS encoding YtcA family lipoprotein, whose protein sequence is MNPKQVPVRPGRAAAGNGILAAGALLSMAGLSGCAFSPSVNLLGSYFPAWILCCMIAVGVTTVAHLLFSRWKLLDQLWPTALLYPCLICFVSCVIWLVFFR, encoded by the coding sequence ATGAACCCCAAACAGGTTCCAGTGCGTCCAGGCCGCGCCGCCGCCGGTAACGGCATCCTCGCAGCCGGTGCTCTTCTCTCCATGGCCGGACTCAGCGGCTGCGCCTTCTCGCCTTCGGTCAACCTCCTGGGATCCTACTTCCCTGCATGGATCCTCTGTTGCATGATCGCTGTCGGGGTTACTACCGTCGCACACCTGCTCTTCTCCCGCTGGAAGCTCCTCGATCAGCTCTGGCCCACGGCATTGCTCTACCCATGTCTCATCTGCTTCGTCAGCTGCGTCATCTGGCTCGTCTTCTTCCGATAG